The Salvia miltiorrhiza cultivar Shanhuang (shh) chromosome 1, IMPLAD_Smil_shh, whole genome shotgun sequence genome has a window encoding:
- the LOC131006622 gene encoding uncharacterized protein LOC131006622 has protein sequence MATRTRGRNNGNPENEELVNHIPIRDTENMFRKQHPPTFDGLGDPVDAEKWVRTIERIFTYIRCDDKEKVICAKYQMIDEADFWWESVERTMTRAQKDTLTWESFKEKLFEKFIPECYRQKRQNEFWNLKQGKNTVTKYDHEFNRLSRYYPQLVDTDEKKADKFRKGLHPDIAISLVSQGTLTYAQSLTRALNIESLLPKEREKKPIQQFDGNREKRKWEAESFEEGNSKRKFFREPPLQQSQQQQPQFQQQLRQPQQQNQQYPQQWGFQGQKPMCPQCNKFHLGECRMGTNICFKCGRPGHMVKDCTNRTELK, from the coding sequence ATGGCAACTAGAACCCGAGGTAGAAACAACGGAAACCCTGAGAATGAGGAACTAGTTAATCATATCCCAATTCGAGATACCGAAAATATGTTCAGGAAACAACACCCTCCAACTTTTGATGGCCTAGGTGATCCTGTAGACGCCGAAAAATGGGTTAGAACGATAGAAAGAATCTTTACCTATATAAGGTGTGACGATAAAGAGAAGGTAATTTGTGCAAAATACCAAATGATCGATgaggctgacttctggtgggaatcaGTCGAAAGGACTATGACTCGGGCACAGAAGGACACTTTGACTTGGGAAAGCTTCAAGGAAAAGCTATTTGAAAAGTTTATTCCTGAATGCTATAGGCAAAAGAGACAAAATGAGTTTTGGAATTTAAAGCAGGGAAAGAATACGGTAACAAAATATGATCATGAATTTAATCGATTGTCAAGATATTATCCACAActggtggatactgatgaaaagAAAGCAGACAAATTCAGAAAAGGACTGCATCCTGATATTGCAATATCATTGGTTAGTCAAGGAACACTAACCTATGCCCAATCACTAACAAGGGCTTTGAACATTGAGTCATTATtaccaaaagaaagagagaagaaacCTATACAACAATTTGATGGAAATAgggaaaagagaaaatgggaagcCGAATCGTTCGAAGAAGgaaattcaaaaagaaaattttttagAGAACCACCActgcaacaatcacaacaacaGCAACCGCAGTTTCAGCAACAATTGCGACAACCGCAGCAGCAAAACCAACAATACCCTCAACAGTGGGGATTTCAGGGACAAAAACCTATGTGTCCCCAATGTAACAAATTTCACTTAGGAGAATGTCGGATGGGGACAAATATTTGCTTTAAATGTGGAAGACCAGGACATATGGTTAAAGACTGCACCAATAGAACAGAGTTAAAATAA